In one window of Helianthus annuus cultivar XRQ/B chromosome 17, HanXRQr2.0-SUNRISE, whole genome shotgun sequence DNA:
- the LOC110925410 gene encoding UDP-glucosyltransferase 29 has protein sequence MMNNYGRKRTVLMFPWLGHGHISPFLELAKKLSNTNLFNIYLCSTPANLKSVKKTLKNECDSPSIRLIELHLPTLPDLPPHLHTTNGLPLHLMPTLKQAFDMSSPRFSRILKTLSPDLLIYDMIQSWAPVSAAALGIPSVVFVTTSATMAATMFHLYLNYSKGIAFPFRTIYFRTYEYKHVHEILESSANNRKDKDRVMECVGNSSSIVLVKSFKEIESKYADYLSTLTGKKIVPVGPLVVDPCHADSKQDSVIQWLDTKDTGSTVFVSFGSEYFLSSADLEEIAYGLEMSNVNFIWVLRFPKCETKVQLSQHLPLGFLERVKDRGLLVEGWAPQTKILGHKNIGGFVSHCGWNSVMEAMKFGVPIIAMPMQLDQPVNARLAVEVGVGVEVVRDGNGRLMREKVAAVVQRVVVSELGACVREKAKKMSVGLREKGEEEIDVVVDELLKLCQNNMRECVYINVILSYISSCELFITI, from the exons atgatgaacaaCTACGGAAGAAAACGAACTGTTTTGATGTTCCCATGGTTAGGCCATGGCCACATTTCTCCTTTTCTAGAACTAGCCAAAAAACTAAGCAACACAAACCTCTTCAACATCTACCTTTGTTCGACCCCTGCTAACCTTAAATCTGTCAAGAAAACCTTGAAGAACGAGTGTGATTCCCCCTCGATTCGTCTCATCGAACTCCACCTTCCCACGTTACCGGATCTCCCACCACACCTTCACACCACCAATGGCCTCCCTCTCCATCTTATGCCTACCCTCAAGCAAGCTTTCGACATGTCAAGCCCTCGCTTTTCAAGAATCTTGAAAACCCTAAGTCCCGATTTGCTCATTTACGACATGATTCAATCGTGGGCTCCTGTTTCGGCTGCTGCCCTTGGAATCCCTTCGGTGGTTTTCGTCACCACAAGTGCCACCATGGCTGCCACTATGTTTCACCTTTACTTGAACTACTCTAAAGGCATTGCTTTTCCATTTAGGACCATCTACTTTCGTACCTACGAATACAAGCACGTGCATGAGATTCTTGAGAGCTCGGCGAATAACCGGAAGGATAAAGATCGTGTTATGGAATGTGTTGGGAATTCATCAAGCATTGTTCTTGTTAAGTCTTTTAAAGAGATTGAAAGTAAGTATGCTGATTATCTTTCTACGTTAACCGGTAAAAAGATTGTACCAGTGGGTCCTCTTGTTGTGGACCCATGTCATGCAGACTCGAAACAAGACAGTGTGATACAGTGGCTTGACACAAAAGACACTGGATCCACTGTCTTTGTTTCTTTTGGGAGCGAGTATTTTCTTTCTAGCGCGGATTTGGAAGAAATAGCATACGGGTTGGAAATGAGCAATGTGAATTTCATTTGGGTTCTAAGGTTTCCAAAATGTGAAACAAAAGTTCAACTTTCACAACATTTGCCATTAGGGTTTCTTGAAAGGGTAAAAGATAGGGGTTTATTGGTTGAAGGGTGGGCTCCACAAACAAAAATATTAGGGCACAAAAACATAGGTGGTTTTGTGAGTCATTGTGGTTGGAATTCTGTTATGGAAGCAATGAAGTTTGGTGTTCCAATAATTGCAATGCCAATGCAACTTGACCAACCTGTCAATGCTCGTTTGGCGGTTGAGGTTGGGGTCGGTGTGGAGGTGGTTAGAGACGGAAATGGACGTCTCATGCGTGAGAAGGTGGCCGCGGTTGTGCAACGTGTGGTGGTGAGTGAGTTAGGGGCATGTGTTAGAGAAAAAGCCAAGAAAATGAGTGTTGGTTTGAGAGAGAAAGGGGAGGAGGAGATAGACGTGGTGGTGGACGAGTTGTTGAAACTGTGTCA GAATAACATGAGAGAATGCGTCTACATAAATGTTATATTATCATATATATCGTCTTGTGAATTATTCATAACCATCTAA